The window ATACCTCCTCGCCGTCCTCGGCATCACCCAGAAGAACGGCCACCCCGGACACCCACAAACCCAGGGAAAGATCGAGCGCTTTCACCGCACCCTCAAGAAGTGGCTCGCCCGACAACCCACAGCAGCCACACTCACCGAACTACAACAACAACTCGACCACTTCAAACAGATCTACAACCACCAACGCCCCCACCGCGCACTCAACGGCCACACACCAGCCAGCCACTACACAGACCACCCCAAGGCACTCCCCCGCGGCACCACACCAGCCGACCCCCACTACCGAATCCGACTCGACCACGTCGACACCTGGGGCAAAGCAACCCTGCGCCGCGCCGGCCGCATGCACCACCTAGGAATCGGCTACGCCCACCGAGGCACACCCATCCTCATGATCATCGACGCCAACACCGTCACCATCACCCACCGCAACACCGGCGAAATCCTCAGCGAACACCAAATCGACCCCACCAAGACCTACTGGCGCAACCAAAAAAGAGAGCCCGGCCGATGGCCGGACTCTCAACCATGACCCGACTCATCTATCAACGATGACCCGACTCACAACATGGTGGAGCTGAGGGGACTCGAACCCCTGACCCTCTGCATGCCATGCAGATGCGCTACCAGCTGCGCCACAGCCCCGTGCTCGCTGCCCGAGGGCAACGAAGAAGAATGTTAGCGGTCTCGTGGTGGCGGACGAAATCGGGGGTTCAGCCCGCGTTGTTCTCGTCTTCGTCTGCCTCAACAGCGGCTGAGAGGTTGTACGCCACCATGCGCCAGCGCGCCGATCCGTACTCCTCCACCTCGATCCAATGGCAGTTCCCCAGTCCGGCGAGACCGGCGTGCACCGCGACTGGCCAACCCAGGAAGTCCACGATCGAGCGCCGCAACGCACTGCCATGAGTCACGACGACCGCACACTCACCGGGGTCCAGCGACGCTGCGACCGCCGAGAAGCTCCCGGTACGAACCGGGCGATCACGTCATCCTCGGTCTCGCGGCCCGGGATCTCGTGCCAGCGCCCCGCCTTGAAGAGCGCGTACTCCTCCGGGAACCGCTCACGCCACTCCGGCACCGTGGTGCCCTCACGGTTGGGGCCAATAGCAAACTCACGAAACGCCGCGTCATGCGATGGCGTCAGCCCGCAAGCCTGGCCGACCATAGCCGCCGTCGACCTCGCGCGTTGCAGATCGGACGAGACGAGACGTACGGGCCGATAGCGCGTCGCGATGATCGGTGCGACCCGGGCGGCCTGCGTACGGCCGGTCTCGTCGAGGTCGATGTCGCGGTGCCCTTGGGCGCGGCCCGAGAGGTTCCAGGCCGTCTGGCCGTGTCGCAGCAGGACCAGCCGACGCAGGGCCTCAGTCACCGGATGCGGCGGGGTTGTTGACCTCGGCAGGCAACGCGATCGTGGGACAGTCGCGCCACAACCGCTCAAGGGCGTAGAACTGGCGCTCGTCCTCGTGCTGGATGTGGATCACCACGATCCCGTAGTCCAACAGCACCCAACGGCCTTCGCGCTGACCTTCGCGGCGAATTGGCTTGGCGCCGGCCTCGCGCAGTTTGTCCTCGACCTCGTCGACGATCGCGTTGACCTGGCGGTCGTTGGCGGCCGACGCGAGCAAGAACGCATCGGTGATCGCGAGTTGGTCGCTGACGTCGAAGGCCACGACGTTGGTCGCGAGCTTGTCGGCGGCAGCGAGCGCCGCGATCGTGATCAGGTCGACGGCTTCGTCGGTGGCGGTCATGCGTCTGCTTCCTCGGCCTGGGCCGGAGACTTAGGGGCCGGAGACTTAGGGCCCGGAGATTGAGGGCCCGGATAGAGGTGGTGCTTGCCGATGTACTGCACGACACCGTCAGGCACGAGATACCACACCGGCTCGCCTCGCTGCTGCCGCTCGCGGCAGTCGGTCGAGGAGATCGCCAGAGCCGGGATCTCGATCAGCGTCACTCGATCAGACGGGATCTTGGCGAGTGTCTCCGGCGGCATCGTGTAGCCCGGCCGCGTACACCCCACGAAGTTCGCGAGCGCAAAGAGTTCGTCCGCGTCGCGCCAGGTGAAGATGTCTGCGAGGGCATCCGCGCCGGTGATGAAGTAGAGATCAGTGTCCGGCAACTCGCGCTTGAGATCGCGCAACGTGTCGATCGTGTACGTCTTGCCGTTGCGGTCGATGTCCACGCGCGACACGGTGAACCGCGGGTTGGCCGCGGTGGCGATGACCGTCATCAGATAACGGTCCTCCCCTGCCGAAACGTCCCTCTCGGACTTCTGCCAGGGGTCGCCGGTCGGGACGAAGATGACCTCGTCGAGATCGAACCACGACTGCACTTCCGAGGCCGCCACGAGGTGACCGTGGTGGATCGGGTCGAAGGTGCCACCCATCACGCCCACGCGTCGAGGGCGGGGCGTCTCCGGGTCGGCTGCGGCGCTCAGGAGTGCTCGCGACCGCCGGCGAAGGCCAGCAGCAGGATCAGCGCCAGCATCAGCAGCCCGAAGGCAGCCAGACCCACGGCGACGGGCGGGATGGCCGGCTCGTTCTCGACCGACTCGGACAACGCAATGACTGCGGTCATCATGGGGCTCAGCATGGCGACATGGTAGCCGGGCTCACCCGCGTACGTGCCCATCCCCCACGATCACGAACTTGGTCGACGTCATCTCCTGCAACGCCATCGGCCCGCGCGCGTGCAACTTCTGGGTCGAAATGCCGATCTCGGCCCCGAAGCCGAGTTCGCCGCCGTCGGTGAAACGGGTCGAGGCATTGACGAGCACGGCCGCGGAGTCGACCGCCGCAATGAACCGTCGGGCGGCCACCTGGCTGTCGGTCACGATCGCGTCGGTGTGCTGGCTGGAATGTGCCCGGATGTGGCCGATCGCGGCTTCCAGATCTGCGACGACGGCGGCCGACATGTCCATCGAGAGGTATTCGGTGGCGTAGTCCTCCTCCGTGGCAACCAGCACCCCGTCGTACGCCTGGAAGGCCTGGTCGCCATGAATCGTGACGCCCGCGGCCTGCAGCGCGCTCACCACACGCGGCACGAACACCTCGGCGATGTCGGCATGCACGAGCAGCGACTCCGCGGAGTTGCATACCGAGGTCCGGTGCGTCTTCGCATTGAGCACGATCGCCAACGCCATCTCAAGGTCCGCACCCTTGTCGACGTACACGTGACAGTTGCCGACCCCGGTCTCGATGACCGGAACCGTCGACTCCTCGACGACCGACCGGATCAGCCCCGCGCCACCGCGCGGGATCAGCACGTCGACCAGCCCACGGGCGCGCATCAGCGCTTTCACGGAGTCGTGGGTGTCTCCGGGGACGAGTTGTACGCAGTCGGCCGGCAGGCCACTGTCCCCCACCGCATCCCGCAGCACATCCACGATCGCCGCGTTGCTGGCCTTGGCCGACGAACTCCCGCGCAGCAGCACAGCATTTCCGGACTTCAGGCAGATCCCGGCCGCATCCGCGGTGACGTTGGGGCGCGCCTCATAGATCATCCCGACCACACCGAAGGGCACGCGCACCTGGCGCATCTCCAGGCCGTTGGCCAGCGTCGAGCCTCGTACGACCTCGCCCACCGGGTCGGCAAGCCCGGCCACATCGCGCAACCCCTGGGCCATCGCGGTCAAACGCTCGGGGGTCAGCCGCAGCCGATCGAGAATGTTGGCGGGGGTGCCGCCCGCCTCGGCGCGAGCGAGGTCATCTGCGTTGGCGGCCAGGATGGTCCCCTGCTCGGCGATCAGGGCATCGGCCATGGCGAGCAGTACCGCGTCTTTTTGCGCGCGCGTCGCAAGCCCTAGTTCGTACGACGCCTCGCGCGCTCGGCGCGCGGCTTCCTCGACCTGCTGGGTCACGTCCATGCGGCCCACCCTAAGCCGGGGTTGAGTGCCCGACTGCGTCGGTCCGTCAGTCGACCAGACCCTTCGCCGAGGTGTACTTCCGGTTCGCGAACGCTGTGCTCGCAGTCGTGGTCACGGTGCCGGCCATGGTGCACTTCAGTCCCGTGGGTTCGCGTACGAGTTCGTCCGGGCGGAAGCGGCGCGGCACCGACTGATAGACCGAGGCGTGGGTGAGGTCCCAGTCGCGCTTGATGTTCTTCAGGCCCTTGGGGCTGTAGAGGATGCTGCCGTCGAGGTTGATCCGGCGAGGCTCGATCTGGAGCATCACGTTGAAGCAACCGTTGTACTTCTTGACGTGCTGGACGATCTTCAAAATCGTCATCGGCACCACCAGCAGGCCGACCTGTCGGCCGATCTCCGTGATCGGATTGAAGCGACGACTCTGCCACGTGATGGCTCGGAACAGCCGACGGATCGACGGGTTGCGCATCAGCAGACGCTCGATCTCGTTGTTGGCCAGTTCCTGCGTCTCGGAGTCGATCTTCTCCCAGAACTTCGACCATGCCTTGTCGTTGGCCATCAGCAACAGCGGCTTGAGCACCTTGCCCAAAGCGACGTCGAGCTCGTCGAGTTTCATCAGCGCGGGTACGAGTTCCTTCGCCATCTTGTTGCCGATCACGATGTTGCAGGCCTCGTCCCCCTTGTCCAGCGTGGGTGCACCCGTGACGTCGCGGAACTTGAACTTCGCCTTGCCGCAGACCATCCCGAAGTCGGCGCCCGCGAACGGCACCTCGTGTGACACCGGCACCTCACCTGTCGGCGGCTTCGGCGTGGGCGTCGAGGTGGTCGGCGCGGGTGTGGTCGTGGTCGGGTTCGGGGAAGGCGTGGCGGAGGTCGTCGCTGTCGTCGTAGGAGTCGAGGTGGGCGTGGCCGTCGGGGAAGGTGTGGGCGTGGCGGTGTAGGTCGTAGACGCCGAACTCGACGTGTATCCCTCGGCATTGCTCGGAGTGAACGCCGCCTGCACGGTGTGCGTGCCGGCAGTGGGCAGTCCCGTCAACGCCGCCTCACCCAAGGTCACACTCCTGGTCACAGGTGCACCACCATCAACACGGAACGTGACAGCACCGCTCGGCTGACCGCCGTTCGACGTCACTACGGCGGTCGCCACCCCATCACTGACGCTCACCGCGGTGCTCGAGGTCGCCTGCACGACGTCGTAGGTAT of the Nocardioides sp. genome contains:
- a CDS encoding histidine phosphatase family protein, which gives rise to MTEALRRLVLLRHGQTAWNLSGRAQGHRDIDLDETGRTQAARVAPIIATRYRPVRLVSSDLQRARSTAAMVGQACGLTPSHDAAFREFAIGPNREGTTVPEWRERFPEEYALFKAGRWHEIPGRETEDDVIARFVPGASRRSQRRWTPVSVRSS
- the rsfS gene encoding ribosome silencing factor gives rise to the protein MTATDEAVDLITIAALAAADKLATNVVAFDVSDQLAITDAFLLASAANDRQVNAIVDEVEDKLREAGAKPIRREGQREGRWVLLDYGIVVIHIQHEDERQFYALERLWRDCPTIALPAEVNNPAASGD
- the nadD gene encoding nicotinate-nucleotide adenylyltransferase encodes the protein MGVMGGTFDPIHHGHLVAASEVQSWFDLDEVIFVPTGDPWQKSERDVSAGEDRYLMTVIATAANPRFTVSRVDIDRNGKTYTIDTLRDLKRELPDTDLYFITGADALADIFTWRDADELFALANFVGCTRPGYTMPPETLAKIPSDRVTLIEIPALAISSTDCRERQQRGEPVWYLVPDGVVQYIGKHHLYPGPQSPGPKSPAPKSPAQAEEADA
- a CDS encoding glutamate-5-semialdehyde dehydrogenase, coding for MDVTQQVEEAARRAREASYELGLATRAQKDAVLLAMADALIAEQGTILAANADDLARAEAGGTPANILDRLRLTPERLTAMAQGLRDVAGLADPVGEVVRGSTLANGLEMRQVRVPFGVVGMIYEARPNVTADAAGICLKSGNAVLLRGSSSAKASNAAIVDVLRDAVGDSGLPADCVQLVPGDTHDSVKALMRARGLVDVLIPRGGAGLIRSVVEESTVPVIETGVGNCHVYVDKGADLEMALAIVLNAKTHRTSVCNSAESLLVHADIAEVFVPRVVSALQAAGVTIHGDQAFQAYDGVLVATEEDYATEYLSMDMSAAVVADLEAAIGHIRAHSSQHTDAIVTDSQVAARRFIAAVDSAAVLVNASTRFTDGGELGFGAEIGISTQKLHARGPMALQEMTSTKFVIVGDGHVRG
- a CDS encoding Ig-like domain-containing protein encodes the protein MDAGEDEESAMGGRTKRWIVGGAIATVVISGLNGAADATSVVMPFVCNTGAPLNKTINNPVVADTDLPASIPFGKVVTTRFTSNFSLDDGLRSQLYAYGARSVDGSVSAQTSTASSSNGMVDAPIPLVALPASGAVPMSVAGTSSPVRTDTLGTRDVTLDLFTFDMHFYNASGGGLLNLIDVLCVQSGTGSYVVDTYDVVQATSSTAVSVSDGVATAVVTSNGGQPSGAVTFRVDGGAPVTRSVTLGEAALTGLPTAGTHTVQAAFTPSNAEGYTSSSASTTYTATPTPSPTATPTSTPTTTATTSATPSPNPTTTTPAPTTSTPTPKPPTGEVPVSHEVPFAGADFGMVCGKAKFKFRDVTGAPTLDKGDEACNIVIGNKMAKELVPALMKLDELDVALGKVLKPLLLMANDKAWSKFWEKIDSETQELANNEIERLLMRNPSIRRLFRAITWQSRRFNPITEIGRQVGLLVVPMTILKIVQHVKKYNGCFNVMLQIEPRRINLDGSILYSPKGLKNIKRDWDLTHASVYQSVPRRFRPDELVREPTGLKCTMAGTVTTTASTAFANRKYTSAKGLVD